In a genomic window of Microcoleus sp. AS-A8:
- a CDS encoding cyanoexosortase A system-associated protein, whose product MSILMNSWKTIRIWLLVVLFIGVLCVLIKSILFPASQQSRVTPFVFPSTITLPQWQLVDSVPLKITDDPTFLASRRYRYQQNPLTLTIDMHYIIQSSGDVQDFLKKHIFSEKSTASILIHKKSGVGFHTLFTKEGTAYLTSCINPRGGSTVTFDQFRENRNVYDVKPGRVLLWLLGFQELRDFRCMWNMLSVPLEENQPEEAYSLLESVWFSWYAWWQPRFPKP is encoded by the coding sequence GTGTCAATTTTGATGAATTCATGGAAAACGATTAGAATTTGGCTGCTGGTGGTTCTTTTTATTGGGGTTTTGTGCGTTCTGATTAAGTCAATTTTGTTTCCTGCTAGCCAGCAATCAAGAGTAACTCCTTTTGTTTTTCCCAGTACAATTACCTTACCTCAGTGGCAGTTGGTGGATAGTGTACCGTTGAAAATCACTGATGATCCGACCTTTCTAGCGAGTAGGCGTTATCGATATCAACAAAATCCCCTCACCCTGACTATTGATATGCATTATATTATTCAATCATCGGGGGATGTTCAAGATTTTTTGAAAAAGCATATTTTCTCAGAAAAATCTACCGCATCGATTCTCATTCATAAAAAGTCAGGCGTGGGTTTTCATACTCTATTCACTAAGGAAGGAACAGCTTATTTAACCTCTTGTATTAATCCACGTGGTGGTAGTACTGTAACGTTTGACCAATTTAGAGAAAACCGGAATGTTTATGATGTAAAACCGGGTCGTGTACTGCTTTGGTTACTGGGTTTTCAAGAATTGCGAGACTTCCGTTGTATGTGGAATATGCTGTCTGTGCCTTTGGAGGAAAATCAACCAGAAGAAGCATATTCTCTCTTGGAATCTGTATGGTTTTCTTGGTATGCATGGTGGCAGCCACGGTTTCCGAAACCTTAG
- a CDS encoding NACHT domain-containing protein, with protein MRETRKRGFSIKPEGLALIEQKMAEKSYTSREQLAEAADYLSIDTVNRLFRGKNPQRKTIEAIAKALDLKPTDLVEHSEWFPAFSTAAQEKTAASEIDIDWPEVCHRMLKEQQDKQRLRRQATEMGVEVNVHVPLGLVERKQQQRRSENVDPNQLYQLNQEVIAKTYQHDEFLTEVIGQRQDRKNKNIAIVGEPGAGKTTLLGAIASFIQSNTEDLSICITLASLQGRTIEHYLLKTWLPESLGLVNSEVAVTPAMENELIKQFRKGGVWLLLDGVDEMGADSPVQALATIQKQFTGWLGQARVVLTCRLNVWDASVNNMLTGFDTYRTQEFAHEQIDKFIQEWFKVASQEADPPQPPLAKGGLENTSTPLQKGGLENTPLSKEGQGGSIQQRGEQLKAKLKETGRKRIRELVKNPLMLALLCQTFYLDKQGELPETKAVLYERFICYFYEWKQNLHAKDLINQNELKNELHQALGKLALAGINSSARFRLRESLARQEMGKPVFNLACVLGWLNLVERDAQTDESVYAFFHPTFQEYFAALAVDHWDYFLPREHDNRNPKAVRDTYRIFEPQWKEVILLWLGRKDVAEEQKETFIKALIEYKDGCGSENFYGYQAYLLAATGIAEFKKCSLADEIVKQIVNWTFSSFNWKEPQEQTLSLIAKVAKEILPGSERNLLIKQLLSLINILCANQDNKSLEIALEILGKVGTASSAVKNALSDFIHSEDKISNRIKAVESLIEINADVSEVAEELNNLLHSRVDESERWSFLEMLNEILNANHEAILQFSIDKSERLRLLNQQNNFINSLKKQCDVEPLPYSLRSVDRVRLAAVLLKIDPDNKEAIKALKEIFDDEYSTAEVRLQAAEHLNVSYLEDNRGFLIRSLYDKDIDIAFKAATILKKNSLDYTIELLGDALRFNNDEQACSNAADILIKIDPGNLEAIDAFTQLLNSSNNSIAVHAASGLITAVSDLVIIDHSNKQAIDTLTKLLDFDDIDIRFDAANELIAIEPDNKQALDTLNKLLQNSQGDYNPYFVLRVLNKRKIHLDNLFSVVADLKNCLQLPPDQLNDSNLLSSYIIERYWACCIIWHCAQNMTYPDFYRAWHGEPSLIQSLENSFTNITSQLQPTDKTYPIIINAQALEGETDTSAIAQALSNRIYRFVFPDDSEIPPEVSNAYQLERSLLQLKKQLQKQNLALILDKCEPKKALITFCRKLTHVLHIAWITNQPLEPPLKGFPSEQPNLLSAIQSWINEIG; from the coding sequence ATGAGAGAAACGCGCAAACGTGGATTTTCAATCAAGCCTGAAGGTTTAGCCCTAATCGAGCAGAAAATGGCTGAAAAGAGCTACACCAGCCGTGAACAATTGGCTGAGGCGGCAGATTATTTAAGTATTGACACCGTTAATCGTCTATTCCGAGGAAAGAATCCTCAAAGAAAGACGATTGAAGCGATCGCAAAAGCTTTAGACTTAAAACCTACTGACCTTGTTGAGCATAGCGAGTGGTTTCCAGCGTTCTCAACTGCGGCACAAGAGAAAACTGCTGCTAGTGAAATCGATATTGACTGGCCGGAAGTTTGCCATAGGATGCTCAAGGAGCAGCAAGACAAACAGAGGCTTAGACGGCAAGCAACTGAGATGGGTGTTGAGGTCAATGTTCATGTCCCTCTGGGATTGGTGGAGCGAAAACAGCAGCAACGCCGGAGTGAAAATGTTGATCCAAATCAGCTATATCAGCTAAATCAAGAGGTCATTGCCAAAACCTATCAGCATGATGAGTTTCTCACAGAAGTAATCGGGCAAAGGCAAGATAGGAAAAACAAGAACATTGCGATTGTTGGGGAACCGGGTGCGGGGAAGACTACCTTGTTGGGTGCGATCGCATCTTTCATCCAGTCCAACACGGAAGACTTGTCCATCTGTATTACCTTGGCAAGTTTGCAGGGGAGAACGATAGAGCATTATCTACTCAAGACGTGGCTCCCTGAATCGCTAGGATTGGTGAATTCTGAAGTTGCTGTCACGCCAGCAATGGAGAATGAGCTAATCAAACAGTTCCGTAAGGGTGGGGTGTGGCTGCTATTAGATGGCGTGGATGAGATGGGGGCAGATTCACCCGTTCAGGCATTAGCCACAATCCAGAAACAATTTACAGGCTGGCTTGGACAGGCGCGGGTAGTGCTGACTTGTCGGCTCAATGTTTGGGATGCCAGCGTTAACAATATGCTGACAGGCTTTGACACCTATCGCACTCAGGAATTTGCACATGAGCAAATTGACAAGTTTATTCAGGAGTGGTTTAAGGTAGCTAGCCAAGAGGCAGATCCCCCCCAACCCCCCCTTGCAAAGGGGGGGCTAGAAAATACCTCAACTCCCCTTCAAAAGGGGGGACTAGAAAATACCCCCCTTTCTAAGGAGGGACAGGGGGGATCGATTCAGCAGCGAGGCGAACAACTAAAGGCGAAGTTAAAGGAAACGGGACGAAAGCGAATCCGCGAATTGGTGAAAAATCCGCTCATGTTGGCGCTGTTGTGTCAGACTTTCTATCTGGATAAGCAGGGAGAATTGCCAGAAACAAAGGCGGTACTTTACGAGAGATTCATCTGCTATTTCTATGAGTGGAAACAAAACCTTCATGCAAAAGATTTGATTAACCAGAATGAATTAAAGAATGAATTGCACCAAGCTCTAGGCAAATTAGCTCTAGCAGGAATTAACAGCAGCGCTAGATTTCGGCTGAGGGAGAGTCTGGCACGTCAGGAAATGGGTAAACCGGTGTTCAATTTAGCCTGTGTTCTGGGCTGGCTAAATTTGGTAGAACGAGACGCCCAAACGGATGAATCTGTTTATGCTTTCTTTCATCCTACGTTCCAGGAATACTTTGCGGCGCTGGCGGTTGATCATTGGGACTATTTTCTGCCGCGAGAACACGATAACCGCAACCCTAAAGCAGTGAGAGACACCTACCGCATTTTTGAACCACAGTGGAAAGAGGTAATTTTGCTATGGCTAGGACGAAAGGATGTCGCCGAGGAGCAAAAAGAAACCTTTATCAAAGCGTTGATAGAATATAAGGATGGTTGTGGAAGCGAGAATTTTTACGGCTATCAAGCTTATTTATTAGCAGCTACGGGAATTGCAGAATTTAAAAAATGTAGCCTTGCTGATGAGATTGTTAAACAGATTGTTAATTGGACGTTTAGCTCATTTAATTGGAAAGAACCCCAAGAGCAAACACTCTCACTGATTGCAAAGGTAGCTAAAGAAATTTTGCCGGGGAGCGAACGCAACCTATTAATCAAACAATTGCTCAGCTTAATTAACATCCTATGTGCTAATCAGGATAATAAAAGCCTTGAGATAGCTCTCGAAATTTTAGGAAAAGTCGGTACTGCTAGTTCAGCCGTTAAAAATGCACTGTCTGATTTTATACATAGTGAAGACAAGATTTCAAATCGCATTAAAGCTGTTGAGAGCTTGATAGAAATCAATGCTGATGTTTCGGAAGTTGCAGAGGAGTTAAATAACCTGCTGCATTCTAGAGTAGATGAATCAGAACGGTGGAGCTTCCTAGAAATGTTGAATGAGATATTGAATGCAAACCACGAGGCTATCTTACAATTTAGTATAGATAAATCTGAACGCTTGAGACTACTGAATCAACAGAATAACTTCATCAATTCACTAAAGAAACAATGCGATGTAGAACCACTACCCTATAGCCTGAGAAGTGTTGATCGTGTAAGACTCGCTGCGGTACTATTAAAAATCGATCCTGACAATAAAGAGGCAATTAAGGCTCTCAAGGAAATATTTGACGATGAGTACTCTACCGCAGAAGTACGTCTACAAGCGGCTGAACATTTAAACGTTAGCTATTTAGAAGATAACAGGGGATTTTTAATTAGATCTCTATACGATAAAGATATAGATATCGCATTCAAAGCTGCTACAATTTTGAAAAAAAATAGCCTAGATTATACGATTGAACTTCTGGGTGATGCACTACGGTTTAATAATGATGAGCAAGCTTGCAGCAATGCTGCCGATATCTTGATAAAAATCGACCCAGGCAACTTAGAAGCCATTGATGCTTTCACGCAACTGCTGAACTCTAGTAATAATTCAATCGCTGTACATGCTGCTAGTGGCTTAATAACGGCTGTGAGCGACTTGGTAATAATTGACCATAGCAACAAACAAGCCATCGATACTTTAACGAAACTCCTAGATTTTGATGATATTGACATCCGTTTTGACGCTGCTAATGAATTGATAGCAATTGAACCGGACAACAAACAAGCCCTTGACACTCTCAATAAACTCCTGCAAAACAGTCAGGGAGACTATAATCCTTATTTTGTTCTCAGAGTTCTAAATAAAAGGAAAATTCACCTTGATAATCTCTTCTCAGTAGTGGCAGACTTGAAAAATTGCTTACAGCTACCCCCTGATCAGTTGAATGATAGTAACCTCCTGTCTAGCTACATCATTGAGCGCTACTGGGCTTGCTGTATCATCTGGCACTGTGCCCAAAACATGACTTACCCAGACTTTTATCGGGCTTGGCACGGTGAACCTTCTTTAATTCAATCATTAGAAAACTCATTCACTAATATTACCTCTCAACTGCAACCCACTGACAAAACCTATCCCATTATCATCAACGCGCAAGCACTAGAAGGAGAGACAGATACAAGCGCGATCGCACAAGCACTCTCCAACCGCATCTATCGCTTCGTATTTCCCGATGATTCAGAAATTCCACCAGAAGTCAGTAACGCCTATCAACTAGAGCGATCGCTTCTCCAACTCAAAAAGCAACTGCAAAAACAAAACTTGGCTTTGATTCTGGACAAGTGCGAACCCAAGAAGGCACTTATTACCTTTTGCCGCAAACTCACCCATGTGCTGCATATCGCTTGGATTACTAACCAACCGCTTGAACCACCTTTGAAAGGCTTTCCATCCGAACAGCCGAATTTACTCAGTGCTATTCAAAGCTGGATTAATGAGATAGGGTGA
- a CDS encoding nucleotidyltransferase family protein, which yields MTIYELLQANRERILQTASQYGAYNVRIFGSVARGEADASSDVDFLVEMEPGRSLFDLGGLLMDLQELLNCKVDIVTEKGLRERIRERVLREAISL from the coding sequence ATGACAATTTATGAGCTTTTACAAGCCAACAGAGAACGCATTCTCCAAACGGCTTCCCAATATGGAGCTTACAACGTTCGGATTTTTGGTTCAGTGGCACGGGGAGAAGCCGATGCAAGCAGCGATGTAGATTTTCTAGTCGAAATGGAACCCGGACGAAGCTTGTTCGATTTGGGAGGACTATTAATGGACTTGCAAGAATTACTCAATTGCAAAGTCGATATCGTCACTGAAAAAGGATTGCGAGAGCGAATTCGGGAACGGGTGTTAAGAGAGGCAATTTCATTGTGA
- a CDS encoding DUF86 domain-containing protein: MRDDREKLCDILEAIERIERYAVQGRQGFEEDELIQTWFIRHLEIIGEASRALSPDTREQHPDVPWSQIIGMRNILTHNYFEIDLDVVWSAVEHNLPELKRQIQAILHSLS; encoded by the coding sequence GTGAGAGATGATCGCGAAAAGCTGTGTGACATTCTAGAAGCAATTGAACGGATCGAGCGCTATGCTGTTCAAGGGCGACAGGGTTTCGAGGAAGATGAACTGATTCAAACTTGGTTTATCCGACATCTTGAGATTATCGGTGAAGCATCTCGTGCCTTGTCGCCAGATACTAGAGAGCAGCACCCTGATGTGCCTTGGTCGCAAATCATTGGGATGCGAAATATTTTGACTCACAATTACTTTGAAATTGACCTAGACGTTGTGTGGTCTGCTGTAGAGCATAATTTGCCAGAACTTAAACGTCAAATTCAAGCCATTTTGCATTCCTTATCCTGA
- the ychF gene encoding redox-regulated ATPase YchF encodes MLRAGIVGLPNVGKSTLFNALVANAKADAANFPFCTIEPNVGVVAVPDERLQVLAKISSSEQIVPTRVEFVDIAGLVKGASQGEGLGNQFLANIREVDAIVHVVRCFDDDDIIHVSGSVDPVRDIEVINLELALSDLAQVDRRIDRTRKQARTNKDAQIELGALEKLSAALNEGKPARQVSLTEEEAESVKVLGLLTAKPVIYAANVSEDDLASGNDWVEQVRQVAVTDNAQVVVVSAQVESELVELPEEERGDFLASLGVEEGGLKSLIRATYELLGLRTFLTTGPKETRAWTIQAGMKAPQAAGAIHTDFERGFIRAETVAYNDLVATGSMNGAKEKGLVRSEGKEYVVQEGDVMLFRFNV; translated from the coding sequence ATGCTAAGAGCCGGAATTGTTGGACTGCCTAACGTGGGCAAATCCACTTTGTTTAATGCCTTGGTGGCTAATGCCAAGGCGGATGCTGCTAACTTCCCTTTTTGCACGATTGAGCCGAATGTCGGCGTCGTGGCAGTGCCGGATGAGCGGCTGCAAGTTCTGGCCAAAATTTCTAGCTCCGAGCAAATCGTGCCGACTCGTGTGGAGTTTGTCGATATTGCGGGTTTAGTCAAGGGTGCCAGTCAAGGCGAAGGGTTGGGTAACCAATTCTTAGCCAATATCCGGGAAGTGGATGCGATTGTCCATGTGGTGCGCTGCTTTGATGACGATGACATTATCCATGTTTCGGGTTCCGTTGACCCGGTGCGAGATATTGAAGTGATTAATTTGGAGTTGGCGTTATCTGATTTAGCGCAAGTTGATCGCCGCATTGATCGTACCCGCAAACAGGCTCGTACCAACAAAGATGCTCAGATTGAACTGGGTGCCTTGGAAAAGTTGAGTGCGGCGTTGAATGAAGGCAAACCAGCGAGGCAGGTGAGTTTAACCGAGGAAGAAGCGGAGTCGGTGAAAGTGTTGGGACTCCTGACAGCCAAGCCGGTGATTTACGCCGCTAATGTCTCCGAAGATGACTTGGCAAGTGGGAATGACTGGGTGGAGCAAGTACGGCAAGTGGCTGTGACTGATAATGCTCAAGTGGTGGTGGTTTCGGCTCAGGTGGAGTCCGAACTCGTTGAGTTACCGGAAGAGGAACGAGGGGATTTTCTCGCGTCTTTAGGGGTTGAAGAGGGTGGGTTGAAATCCCTCATTCGCGCTACTTATGAGCTTTTGGGGTTGCGGACTTTCTTAACAACTGGCCCGAAAGAAACTCGCGCTTGGACGATTCAGGCGGGAATGAAAGCACCTCAAGCCGCCGGGGCGATTCACACAGATTTTGAGCGGGGTTTTATTCGCGCTGAAACCGTTGCTTACAATGACCTTGTTGCTACTGGTTCGATGAATGGGGCGAAGGAGAAGGGTTTAGTTCGCAGTGAAGGGAAAGAGTATGTGGTGCAAGAAGGGGATGTAATGTTGTTCCGGTTTAATGTTTAG
- a CDS encoding gamma-aminobutyric acid A receptor, epsilon-like protein, which translates to MIYPAPEPQIPSPEPAPLPSPNPAPSPDPAPIPEPVPSPIPQPVPEPVPEPVPAPIPQPAVPQPVPEIVPSPIPQTVPGTIPQTIPGFQ; encoded by the coding sequence ATGATTTACCCCGCTCCAGAGCCACAAATTCCCAGTCCAGAACCCGCCCCCTTACCCTCCCCGAATCCCGCTCCATCGCCAGATCCCGCTCCCATCCCTGAACCCGTACCGAGTCCCATTCCTCAACCGGTTCCGGAGCCAGTACCAGAGCCTGTGCCTGCACCCATTCCCCAACCGGCGGTACCCCAACCTGTACCCGAAATCGTGCCGTCTCCCATTCCTCAAACTGTACCTGGGACGATTCCCCAAACCATTCCTGGCTTCCAATAA
- a CDS encoding aminotransferase class I/II-fold pyridoxal phosphate-dependent enzyme, with protein MLDQLKAPLLQALKELAHKPHAPFYAPGHKRGQGIPQPLADLLGASVFPADLPELPDLDNLFAPEGVIKEAQALAAEAFGADQTWFLVNGSTAGVMAAILATCNSGDKIILPRNIHQCAIAGLVLSGAIPIFINPDYDPITGLAYSITPTALATALKRYPDVKAVMMLYPTYQGVCGDIQAIAHLTHQHNIPLLVDEAHGPHFAFHPDLPPSALSVGADLTVQSTHKVLGAMTQASMLHVQGNRIDRERLSKSLQLLQSTSPSYLLLASLDAARQQMALQGEQLMTRTLYLAQEARSKISQLPRLSVLEPVNSPGFFAIDRTRLVVKVSELGLSGFEADEILYQQLGVTAELPTLEHLTFIISLGNTEADIQQLVQAFSTISQDNYCPKCVAPLQDLLQKWKAELLFVHPSSFIISPVLSPREAFFAPTETLPVEQTLDRMSAEWVCPYPPGIPALMPGEMINPAAIEYLQQVLILGGTLTGCSDPSLKTLKVVSHQS; from the coding sequence ATGCTAGACCAATTAAAAGCCCCTTTACTACAAGCCCTAAAAGAGCTCGCTCACAAGCCTCATGCTCCGTTTTATGCGCCAGGACACAAACGAGGGCAGGGCATCCCGCAACCCCTCGCCGATTTGTTGGGGGCGTCTGTGTTTCCGGCAGATTTGCCAGAATTACCCGACTTGGATAACTTATTTGCGCCTGAAGGGGTGATCAAAGAGGCACAAGCCTTGGCAGCAGAGGCTTTTGGGGCAGACCAAACGTGGTTTCTCGTCAATGGTTCCACCGCTGGAGTGATGGCGGCAATCTTAGCCACCTGTAATAGCGGCGATAAAATTATCCTGCCTCGCAATATCCACCAATGCGCGATCGCGGGCTTGGTACTTTCGGGGGCGATCCCCATCTTCATCAATCCAGATTACGATCCGATTACGGGTTTGGCTTACAGTATTACCCCAACAGCCCTGGCTACTGCCCTCAAGCGATATCCGGACGTCAAAGCGGTGATGATGCTCTATCCCACGTATCAGGGGGTTTGTGGGGATATACAAGCGATCGCTCACTTAACTCATCAACATAACATCCCCTTACTGGTCGATGAAGCCCACGGCCCTCACTTTGCCTTCCATCCCGACTTACCTCCGTCCGCTTTATCCGTGGGTGCTGACTTAACCGTGCAATCCACCCATAAAGTTCTCGGTGCGATGACTCAGGCATCAATGCTGCATGTTCAGGGGAACCGAATTGATCGAGAGCGGTTGAGTAAATCCTTACAACTGCTACAGTCTACCAGTCCCAGCTATCTCCTCCTCGCCTCATTGGATGCCGCACGGCAACAAATGGCATTGCAAGGAGAACAGCTAATGACTCGAACCTTGTACCTTGCCCAAGAGGCGAGAAGTAAAATTAGCCAACTTCCCCGATTATCCGTTTTAGAACCCGTCAACAGTCCAGGATTTTTTGCCATTGATCGAACACGCCTGGTTGTCAAAGTCTCTGAGTTAGGATTGAGTGGGTTTGAAGCCGATGAAATTCTCTATCAACAACTCGGCGTCACGGCAGAGTTGCCGACACTGGAACATCTCACCTTTATCATCAGTTTGGGTAATACAGAAGCCGATATTCAGCAGTTAGTCCAAGCCTTTAGCACCATCAGCCAAGACAACTACTGCCCCAAATGTGTCGCCCCTTTGCAGGATTTACTGCAAAAATGGAAGGCTGAATTGTTGTTTGTTCATCCTTCATCGTTTATCATTTCTCCGGTGCTCTCTCCCCGTGAAGCGTTCTTTGCCCCAACGGAAACACTGCCCGTCGAGCAAACCCTAGATCGGATGAGTGCGGAGTGGGTTTGTCCCTACCCACCCGGTATCCCAGCCTTAATGCCAGGAGAAATGATTAATCCGGCAGCTATTGAATACCTGCAACAAGTTCTGATTTTAGGGGGTACCCTCACCGGTTGTAGCGATCCCAGCCTCAAGACTCTGAAAGTAGTCAGTCATCAAAGTTAA
- the cbiT gene encoding precorrin-6Y C5,15-methyltransferase subunit CbiT has product MSSSLWPYVTPGIPDDLFEQLPGIPLSQREVRLLLISALRMQPNSLLWDIGAGTGTISVEMGLLCPKGKIMAIERDGEVANLIRRNCERFDVQNVQVIEGSAPECLKDLPQPPQRVCIGGVRQIKNILKEVWRYLPPSGRVVATASNLESLYGISEAFAQLQARNIEVVQSAVNRLETRGTHQTFAPVNPIFILSGEKLD; this is encoded by the coding sequence ATGTCTTCCTCACTTTGGCCTTACGTCACCCCTGGCATTCCTGATGATTTATTTGAGCAGTTACCCGGTATCCCTCTAAGTCAGAGAGAGGTGAGATTGCTCTTGATTTCGGCGCTACGGATGCAACCGAACTCTTTGTTGTGGGATATCGGCGCGGGGACGGGCACCATTTCGGTAGAAATGGGATTACTGTGTCCCAAGGGTAAGATTATGGCGATAGAACGCGATGGGGAGGTGGCGAACCTGATTCGACGCAACTGTGAGCGTTTTGATGTGCAAAATGTCCAAGTGATTGAAGGAAGTGCCCCAGAATGCCTGAAAGACCTTCCCCAGCCACCTCAACGGGTTTGTATTGGGGGGGTGCGTCAAATCAAGAACATCCTCAAAGAAGTCTGGCGTTACTTACCCCCCTCCGGGCGAGTCGTCGCCACAGCTAGTAATCTAGAAAGTCTTTATGGCATTTCCGAAGCGTTTGCTCAGTTACAGGCACGCAACATTGAGGTTGTTCAATCTGCCGTCAATCGATTGGAGACACGGGGCACCCATCAAACGTTTGCACCCGTTAATCCGATTTTTATTCTCAGTGGTGAGAAGCTTGATTAG
- a CDS encoding phosphatidate cytidylyltransferase, with amino-acid sequence MPWSRIFSGIIAIALALGMIILGGWYFTFGFCVIVSLGLLEYFQLVKAKGIAPAAKITIVVSLLLLFTSAVSPTLTDALFPLAGTFICFYLLFQPKMASIADIASSILGLLYGGYLPSYWVRLRVGWVEASALPADAVASATNLPLKGYWPTSWTDLTALPEALTATLLAFACIWAADIGAYFFGKFFGRTRLSHISPKKTVEGAIFGLLGSIAVATAGAWYLHWPTWQLSGIILGTLVGIASLLGDLTESMMKRDAGVKDSGQLIPGHGGILDRTDSYVFTGPLVYYFVTLLMPLLAKLL; translated from the coding sequence ATGCCCTGGTCTCGAATTTTTAGTGGAATTATTGCGATCGCCCTAGCCTTGGGGATGATCATTCTTGGCGGATGGTACTTTACCTTCGGCTTCTGCGTCATCGTCTCTCTGGGTCTATTGGAATATTTTCAACTGGTTAAGGCCAAGGGGATTGCGCCGGCTGCCAAAATCACCATCGTTGTCAGTCTCCTGCTGCTGTTTACGTCTGCTGTTTCACCCACACTCACCGATGCGCTGTTTCCCCTAGCAGGAACGTTTATCTGTTTCTATCTGCTATTCCAGCCCAAGATGGCGTCGATTGCGGATATTGCTTCCTCTATTTTGGGCTTACTCTATGGCGGCTATTTGCCGAGTTATTGGGTGCGGCTACGAGTCGGTTGGGTTGAGGCGTCAGCACTGCCTGCGGATGCCGTCGCGAGTGCGACGAACCTCCCTTTAAAAGGATACTGGCCTACCTCTTGGACTGACTTAACGGCTTTACCTGAAGCGTTAACCGCCACTTTACTCGCTTTTGCCTGCATTTGGGCTGCTGATATTGGGGCTTACTTTTTCGGTAAGTTCTTTGGTCGTACCCGCCTGTCTCATATCAGTCCCAAAAAGACCGTTGAAGGCGCTATTTTTGGTCTTTTGGGTAGCATCGCCGTCGCCACGGCTGGGGCGTGGTATCTGCATTGGCCGACTTGGCAACTGAGCGGTATTATTTTGGGCACGCTTGTGGGGATTGCTAGCCTTTTAGGAGATTTAACCGAGTCCATGATGAAACGGGATGCTGGAGTCAAGGATTCGGGACAATTGATTCCAGGTCATGGGGGTATTTTAGACCGAACCGATAGTTATGTTTTTACAGGCCCCTTAGTTTACTATTTTGTGACTCTTTTGATGCCTTTATTAGCGAAGTTGCTGTAG